In the Anaerostipes caccae L1-92 genome, TTACGCGGATAAAGATGGGGGCATCAGTATCGATGACTGTGTGCTGATCAGCCGGGCACTGGAGGCCAAATTGGACGCCGATGATTTTATCAAAGACGCATATATTCTGGAAGTCAGCTCCCCGGGTCTCGGAAGACCTTTAAAAAAGGAAAAAGACTATCAGAGAAGTATCGGACAGTCTGTGGACATTAAATTATATAAGGCCATTGACAAACAAAAAGAGTTTACCGGTATATTAAAAGAATATTCAAAGGAAAGAATCATACTCTCGATCGGCGGAACCGATCAGGAATTTGAAACAAAAAGTGTGGCATCCGCCCGTTTATCATTAGATTTTTAAAGGAGGACAACAGAAAAAATGAGTGAATTAATTGATGCATTAAACCAGTTAGAAAAAGAAAAACATATTGATAAAGACGTCATTATGGAAGCGATTGAAAATTCCCTGGTTGCTGCATGCAAAAGAGACTTTGGAAATGCAGACAATGTGGTGGTCAATATGGACCGTGAGACCGGAGATATTGTCGTATATGCAGAAAAAGAAGTCGTGGAAACCGCAGACGGGGAAGATTTTGACCCGGCGCTCCAGATCAGTCTTGCCAAAGCAAAAGCAATGGACCCTAAATATGAGCTGGGTGATATTGTCCGCGTGGAGATAACACCGAAAGATTTTGGAAGAATTGCTGCTATGCACGCCAGAAGTGTCATTGTACAGAAGATCAAAGAAGAAGAAAGAAGAGTTGTCTTTGATCATTTTTACTGCAAGGAAAAAGACATTGTCACAGGCGTGGTACAGCGCTATGTCGGCGAAAACGTCAGTGTCAGCCTGGATGACAAGACAGATGCACTTCTGATGAAGTCCGAACAGATCAGAGGCGAAGTATTCCAGCCCACGGAACGGATCAAACTTTACATTGTAGAAGTAAAAGACACCAACCGCGGACCCCGGATCTTAGTGTCCCGTACACATCCGGATCTTGTAAAGCGTCTTTTTGAAAAAGAGGTAGCCGAGATCCAGGACGGCATCGTAGAGATTAAGAACATCGTCCGCGAAGCCGGTTCCAGAACAAAGCTTGCCGTCTGGTCCAATGATCCTAACGTAGATCCTGTCGGTGCCTGTGTCGGCATGAACGGTGCCAGAGTCAACGCGATCGTCAATGACTTAAAAGGTGAAAAGATCGATATCATCAACTGGAATGAAGATCCTTGTGTCTATATCGAAAATGCGCTGAGTCCGTCTAAGGTTGTATCTGTATCCGTAGACGTGGAGGAAAAAAGTGCTCAGGTTGTCGTTCCGGATTATCAGTTATCACTGGCTATCGGAAAAGAGGGGCAGAACGCAAGACTCGCTGCAAGGCTGACCGGCTATAAAATCGATATCAAAAGTGAATCTCAGGCTGAGGAAGAAGAGGAACTCCAAGGTTATGAAGATTACGAATCCGAAGAAATGGCAGATGAATCCATGGCTTACGATGATGAAAATGCCGTGGAAGATGAGCTCCTTTCCGAAGAATCTGAATATATTGACGAATAAAATTTAGGATGTGATCGTATATGAACAAGAAAACTCCGATGAGAAAATGCATTGGATGTCAGGAATCAAAAGCGAAAAAAGACCTTGTTAGAGTGGTAAAACCCAAGGATGGAGATATCTTCATCGATCCCACCGGCAAGTCCAACGGACGCGGCGCTTATATCTGCCGTTCTCTCTCCTGCCTGAAAAAAGCGAGAAAGTCAAAAGGTCTTGACCGTTCTTTTAAGACATCGATTTCCGAGGAAGTCTATGACGCGCTGGAAAAGGAGATGATGGATCTTGAATCATAAAATTCTGTCTCTTCTCGGATTAGCAGCCCGATCGAGAAATTTGGTAAGCGGAGAATTTGCGGTAGAAAAATCCGTAAAATCCGGCCATGCATACATGGTCCTTGCGGCCAATGATGCTTCCGAAAATACGAAAAAGATGTACCGGAATATGTGCGAATACTATCATGTGCCGCTGTATTTTTTCAGCGACAGAAGCGAACTTGGCCACGCCATCGGAAAAGAATTCCGTGCGGCGGTAGCTGTGGAAGATCAGGGATTTGCAAAGGCCATTCGCGGGAAACTCGAAAATAGTAAAATTGAATAATGGAGGTGCAATCTATGGCAAAAACTAGAGTCCATGAGATAGCAAAGAAATATAATAAACAGAGCAAAGAAATCATTGAAATATTGAAAAAAAATAATATCGAAGTAAAAAATCATATGAGTACGGTGGAAGACTCCCAGATCGCGGTCATTGACAAGGCCCTTGGAGTAAAAAAGGAAGAAAAACCGGTGAAAAAAGAGAATAAACCGGAGAACCGCCAGGAAAAGCCAAGGAATCAGCAGGGCCGAGACCAGCAGCGCGGCAGCAGGGGTCAGCATCAGCAGGGACAGCAGAGGCCTCAGAATACTCAGAATCAGAACCGTACGGGCAAAAAGCCTGAGAGGCAGCCGAAGGAAAAAGATTCGGGCCAGAATCAGGGAACTCAGAAGAAAGTGCTGAAGAAAGAAAATCCGCAGAATTCTCAGAAATTTTCCAATAATAACGGACAGAATGGGAAGAATAATAAAAACAATAGGTTTAACAAGAACAACAAAAAGAACAGAAACAATAAGTTCAACAATAAAAATCAAAATACCCAGAAGAAGAAAAAGACGGGACCGGGAGCTTTCATCAAGCCGGATCCGGTAAAGAAGCCAGAATATGATCCAAGTGAACCGGTAAAAATTCCTGAGATCCTCACCTTAAAAGAGTTTGCGGAAGCGATCCACATCCCTGCAAATGACATCATCAAAAAACTTCTGATCTCCGGAGGCGGACTTGTGAACCTCAACACAGAATTGGATTTTGAACGTGCAGAAGAGATCGCTTTAGAGTATGACCGCATCGTTGAGTTAGAAGAGACCGTAGACGTCATCGAAGAGCTGTTAAAAGATGAAGACGAAGAAGATACAAAGGATCTTGTGACCAGACCGCCGGTTGTGTGCGTTATGGGACACGTTGATCACGGTAAAACCTCTCTTCTGGATGCGATTCGATCCGCCCGTGTCACTGCCGGTGAGGCCGGAGGGATCACCCAGCATATCGGTGCCTATACGGTACAGACAGAGAGCGGAACAATCACATTCCTGGATACACCGGGACACGAAGCCTTCACATCCATGCGTATGCGCGGTGCTCAGTCTACTGATATCGCAATCCTTGTAGTAGCCGCAGATGACGGTGTCATGCCGCAGACAATCGAGGCAATCAACCATGCCAAAGCTGCCGGTGTTGAGATCATCGTTGCCATCAACAAGATCGATAAGGAAAGTGCAAATATTGAGCGTGTAAAACAGGAACTTACAGAGTATGAACTGATTCCGGAAGACTGGGGCGGTACGACAATCTTTTGTCCTGTATCCGCACACAGCAAAGAGGGAATCGACGATCTTCTTGATATGATCTCGCTCACAGCCGAAGTTCTGGAGCTGAAAGCAAATCCGAAGCGTAAGGCAAGAGGTATTGTCATCGAGGCAGAACTCGACAAAGGACGCGGTCCGGTCGCTACCGTACTTGTTCAGAAAGGAACTCTCCATGTGGGAGATGCCATCGCAGTCGGAAGTGCTCACGGAAAAGTCCGTGCTATGATTGATGACAAAGGAAAACGTGTTAAAACTGCCGGACCGTCAACTCCGGTTGAGATTCTCGGGCTCAGCGAAGTTCCGTTTGCAGGAGAAGTCTGCATGGCCATGGACAATGAAAAAGAAGCCCGTTCAACGGCAGAGAAATTCATTGCATACGGCAGAGAAAAAATGCTCTCAGAGACAAAATCACAGCTTTCTCTGGATGATCTCTTTGACCAGATCCAGGCAGGAAGCGTAAAAGATTTAAATATCATCGTCAAAGCAGACGTTCAGGGATCGGTGGAGGCTGTAAAGCAGAGTCTTTCCAAGCTCTCTAACGATGAAGTAGCCGTCAAAGTC is a window encoding:
- the rimP gene encoding ribosome maturation factor RimP, yielding MAGKAEIEQKTEELVTPIIDENHFELVDVEYVKEGANWYLRIYADKDGGISIDDCVLISRALEAKLDADDFIKDAYILEVSSPGLGRPLKKEKDYQRSIGQSVDIKLYKAIDKQKEFTGILKEYSKERIILSIGGTDQEFETKSVASARLSLDF
- the nusA gene encoding transcription termination factor NusA, with amino-acid sequence MSELIDALNQLEKEKHIDKDVIMEAIENSLVAACKRDFGNADNVVVNMDRETGDIVVYAEKEVVETADGEDFDPALQISLAKAKAMDPKYELGDIVRVEITPKDFGRIAAMHARSVIVQKIKEEERRVVFDHFYCKEKDIVTGVVQRYVGENVSVSLDDKTDALLMKSEQIRGEVFQPTERIKLYIVEVKDTNRGPRILVSRTHPDLVKRLFEKEVAEIQDGIVEIKNIVREAGSRTKLAVWSNDPNVDPVGACVGMNGARVNAIVNDLKGEKIDIINWNEDPCVYIENALSPSKVVSVSVDVEEKSAQVVVPDYQLSLAIGKEGQNARLAARLTGYKIDIKSESQAEEEEELQGYEDYESEEMADESMAYDDENAVEDELLSEESEYIDE
- the rnpM gene encoding RNase P modulator RnpM, with amino-acid sequence MNKKTPMRKCIGCQESKAKKDLVRVVKPKDGDIFIDPTGKSNGRGAYICRSLSCLKKARKSKGLDRSFKTSISEEVYDALEKEMMDLES
- a CDS encoding L7Ae/L30e/S12e/Gadd45 family ribosomal protein, whose protein sequence is MNHKILSLLGLAARSRNLVSGEFAVEKSVKSGHAYMVLAANDASENTKKMYRNMCEYYHVPLYFFSDRSELGHAIGKEFRAAVAVEDQGFAKAIRGKLENSKIE
- the infB gene encoding translation initiation factor IF-2, which produces MAKTRVHEIAKKYNKQSKEIIEILKKNNIEVKNHMSTVEDSQIAVIDKALGVKKEEKPVKKENKPENRQEKPRNQQGRDQQRGSRGQHQQGQQRPQNTQNQNRTGKKPERQPKEKDSGQNQGTQKKVLKKENPQNSQKFSNNNGQNGKNNKNNRFNKNNKKNRNNKFNNKNQNTQKKKKTGPGAFIKPDPVKKPEYDPSEPVKIPEILTLKEFAEAIHIPANDIIKKLLISGGGLVNLNTELDFERAEEIALEYDRIVELEETVDVIEELLKDEDEEDTKDLVTRPPVVCVMGHVDHGKTSLLDAIRSARVTAGEAGGITQHIGAYTVQTESGTITFLDTPGHEAFTSMRMRGAQSTDIAILVVAADDGVMPQTIEAINHAKAAGVEIIVAINKIDKESANIERVKQELTEYELIPEDWGGTTIFCPVSAHSKEGIDDLLDMISLTAEVLELKANPKRKARGIVIEAELDKGRGPVATVLVQKGTLHVGDAIAVGSAHGKVRAMIDDKGKRVKTAGPSTPVEILGLSEVPFAGEVCMAMDNEKEARSTAEKFIAYGREKMLSETKSQLSLDDLFDQIQAGSVKDLNIIVKADVQGSVEAVKQSLSKLSNDEVAVKVIHGGVGAITESDVMLASASNAIIIGFNVRPDPTAKDAAERDKVDLRLYRVIYNAIEDIEAAMKGMLEPEYVEKVIGHAEVRQTFKASGVGTIAGSYILDGIIQRGSTARLIRDGIVVHEGGFASIKRFNDDVKEVKTGFECGLVLENYNDIKEGDQIEAYIMEEIPR